TTGGTAAACAATATATACGCACCAAGTAAGCCGCCCAGAGAATTACCTACGTAAGTACGTGAGTTGTTAACGCGGTAATGCGATTTAACATAGGGAAATATTGAGTTCTCTATAAAGTTAGCATGCTCAAGCGCCCGCCCAGTTTCAAGCTTCCAGCTGCTGTCTTTTTTATGAGTAAAATCCCGAATTCGACTTGAAGGCCCTTTGGTACCTTTTGAATATGAAATCCCAACAATTATCGCTTCTTCCATTTTTCCCGTATTCATTGGAAATCGTGTAGCTCCAGAAACGATTTGAAAACTATACAAAGCATCCGTTAAATAAATAACCGGATATGATTTGCCTTGGTCACGCCCATATGAGGCGGGTAACTTTACAAAGATAGGGTAAACCCTATTAGAAATAGGGTCTTTTATATCTATAACACTACTTCTGGGGATCTCAAAAGTACTTATGTTTTGAGCTTTAACTAATTGACTAAAGCTTATTAAAATAAGTATGAACGGTAAAAATTTCATCAAAACTCCTTTTCTTATAATGCTTCAAAATGAAACGACAGAATTGTTGATATACTTTCTTTTTTTTTATTGTTCTTTTGGATTACTGCGCACAAAAAATGCAGCAGTAAAAAGCAAAGACATTATGAATTGTACTGTAAAGCTGGAAAAATAGCTTTCTTTGGTCATATGAGCTAAAAGATTCCAAAC
This genomic window from Pseudoalteromonas luteoviolacea contains:
- a CDS encoding alpha/beta hydrolase; this translates as MKFLPFILILISFSQLVKAQNISTFEIPRSSVIDIKDPISNRVYPIFVKLPASYGRDQGKSYPVIYLTDALYSFQIVSGATRFPMNTGKMEEAIIVGISYSKGTKGPSSRIRDFTHKKDSSWKLETGRALEHANFIENSIFPYVKSHYRVNNSRTYVGNSLGGLLGAYILFTKPDMFSNYILGSPSVWFMNNDILSIKPKKSLDAHKIFIAVGERETPKYDSPRHDIVAGAQQLLSKLSSGQYPNVQVKFLAIEGANHETAFPTTAIQGLYWLFKK